In Gammaproteobacteria bacterium, one DNA window encodes the following:
- a CDS encoding alpha/beta fold hydrolase, which translates to MTRGAGAAAPFRPRAFRPPWWLKNPHAQTLAGSFFRPAGWHPLERCRLDTPDGDFLDLDFTPDPGPDAPIALVLHGLEGYIRRRYAAGVLSRLFDCGVRGVGLNFRGCGGEVNRTARFYHAGETGDLSFVAEHLRRRHPGRPIGAIGFSLGGNVLLKYLGERGAESPIGAAATICVPFDLAASCDRISRGFMGGFYTSYFLRSLRRKVRAKQALLDGTIDTAPALHARTLREFDDALTAPLHGFADAADYYARADARPFLARIRVPALLIQSRDDPIASPDAIPCEQVASNPHLVAAFAPGGGHVGFVQGETPWRASIHADGEAVRFLVHHLSPKS; encoded by the coding sequence TTGACGCGTGGAGCGGGGGCCGCGGCGCCCTTCCGGCCGCGGGCGTTCCGGCCCCCGTGGTGGCTGAAAAACCCGCACGCCCAGACGCTCGCGGGGTCATTCTTCCGTCCCGCCGGCTGGCATCCGCTCGAGCGTTGCCGGCTGGATACCCCGGACGGCGACTTCCTCGACCTCGACTTCACCCCCGATCCGGGCCCGGACGCCCCCATCGCGCTCGTGCTCCACGGTCTGGAGGGCTACATCCGGCGTCGCTACGCTGCAGGGGTGCTGAGCCGCCTGTTCGACTGCGGCGTGCGGGGCGTCGGGCTGAACTTCCGCGGCTGCGGGGGAGAAGTGAACCGGACCGCCCGCTTCTATCACGCCGGGGAAACGGGCGACCTGTCCTTCGTCGCGGAGCACCTCCGGCGCCGCCATCCCGGCCGGCCCATCGGCGCGATCGGCTTCAGCCTGGGAGGAAACGTCCTCCTCAAGTACCTGGGCGAGAGGGGAGCGGAAAGCCCGATCGGCGCCGCCGCGACCATCTGCGTCCCCTTCGATCTGGCGGCATCCTGCGACCGGATCAGCCGCGGCTTCATGGGCGGCTTCTACACCAGCTACTTCCTGCGTTCACTGCGAAGGAAGGTGCGCGCCAAGCAGGCGCTGCTCGACGGCACCATCGACACCGCGCCGGCGCTCCACGCCCGCACCCTGCGCGAGTTCGACGATGCGCTCACGGCGCCGCTGCACGGCTTCGCCGACGCCGCCGACTACTACGCCAGGGCGGACGCGCGCCCGTTCCTCGCGCGCATCCGGGTGCCGGCGCTGCTCATCCAGAGCCGCGACGATCCCATTGCGAGCCCCGACGCCATCCCCTGCGAGCAGGTGGCGTCCAACCCTCATCTTGTGGCTGCGTTCGCCCCCGGCGGCGGCCACGTCGGCTTCGTCCAGGGCGAGACGCCATGGCGCGCGTCGATCCACGCCGACGGCGAGGCCGTTCGCTTCCTGGTGCACCATCTGAGCCCGAAAAGCTGA
- a CDS encoding cold shock domain-containing protein codes for MRTTGTVKWFNDAKGYGFLDPEGGNQDCFVHYSAISGDGFRSLAEGERVEFDIVDGPKGPAAENVVRLES; via the coding sequence ATGAGAACGACTGGAACCGTGAAATGGTTCAACGACGCCAAGGGGTATGGATTCCTGGACCCCGAAGGGGGGAACCAGGATTGCTTCGTCCATTACTCGGCCATCTCGGGAGACGGCTTCCGCTCCCTGGCCGAGGGCGAGCGCGTCGAGTTCGACATCGTAGACGGCCCCAAGGGCCCCGCTGCGGAGAACGTGGTCCGGCTGGAGTCCTGA
- a CDS encoding AI-2E family transporter produces MLERQEDKRGARVLGVLASVVVVVAGLKLAASILSLFFLALVLAFLTLPVMMWLRRYGVPSPLAILISVLLVAAVVGGLLLLASQAFAEFQARYPAYEIRLLLLWEVWEARLAEVELPLVGNVFAALTDLFSFEAALDFATGTIQRVLALVTDTFLVLLIMVFILAEAAVFPRKLRMALGDVGDDSIRLTKIVREVQTYLTIKTLVSLATGITIGLFAAAIGLDFPVLLGLIGFVLNYIPTIGSVIASVPAVLLALIQFGLGSALGVGVVYLGINTVFGNIIEPNLMGRRLGLSTLVVVLSLIFWGWVWGPLGMFLSIPLTMILKILLENTPDLRWMAVLLGKGAGDSLAREE; encoded by the coding sequence ATGCTGGAACGACAGGAAGACAAGCGCGGCGCGCGCGTGCTGGGGGTCCTCGCATCGGTCGTGGTCGTCGTCGCCGGCCTGAAGCTGGCGGCCAGCATTCTCTCGCTCTTCTTCCTCGCACTGGTCCTCGCGTTCCTCACCCTTCCGGTGATGATGTGGCTGCGCCGGTATGGCGTGCCCTCCCCGCTCGCAATCCTGATCTCCGTGCTGCTGGTGGCCGCCGTCGTGGGAGGCCTGCTCCTGCTGGCGAGTCAGGCGTTCGCCGAATTCCAGGCCCGCTATCCCGCATACGAGATTCGTCTGCTTCTGCTCTGGGAAGTATGGGAGGCGAGGCTGGCCGAGGTCGAGCTTCCCCTCGTGGGCAACGTCTTCGCGGCGTTGACCGACCTGTTCTCGTTCGAAGCAGCGCTCGACTTCGCCACCGGCACCATCCAGCGGGTCCTGGCCCTGGTGACCGACACCTTCCTGGTCCTGCTGATCATGGTCTTCATTCTGGCCGAGGCGGCGGTCTTCCCGCGCAAGCTGCGCATGGCGCTGGGCGATGTCGGGGACGACTCGATCAGGCTGACCAAGATCGTTCGCGAAGTCCAGACCTACCTGACCATCAAGACCCTGGTTTCCCTGGCCACGGGGATCACCATCGGTCTCTTCGCAGCGGCCATCGGCCTCGATTTCCCGGTGTTGCTCGGGCTCATCGGCTTCGTCCTCAACTACATCCCCACCATCGGGTCGGTCATCGCCTCCGTGCCCGCCGTACTGTTGGCGCTCATCCAGTTCGGCCTGGGCTCGGCGCTGGGCGTGGGCGTCGTCTACCTGGGCATCAACACCGTCTTCGGAAACATCATCGAACCCAACCTGATGGGACGCCGGCTCGGCCTTTCAACCCTCGTCGTCGTTCTCTCCCTCATCTTCTGGGGATGGGTCTGGGGCCCACTGGGGATGTTCCTGTCGATTCCGCTGACCATGATTCTCAAGATCCTGCTCGAAAACACCCCCGATCTCCGCTGGATGGCGGTCCTGCTCGGGAAGGGTGCGGGCGATTCCCTCGCACGTGAGGAATAG
- a CDS encoding porin family protein: MQRFSTLLGPALLTAVLLAPGAPVRAQTTLSLTGGVNRTSLSTDADGASSVFESLTRMSIGLAATLPVSDHFGLQLGGRYVQKGGRLDVLGVLGMMGDMFGGFEEMPPGASFDADYEMDYVELSALARVEFPLSGDRVSGHLLAGPALGLQSSCEGVARLSGLDEPAAFNVRTDCDEGELNFQKIDFGLAAGAGIDIGLTDSIDASLGLLYTLGLSNVSWDAGGSLKHRALTVQAGLVLPIG, from the coding sequence ATGCAACGGTTTTCCACACTTCTGGGTCCTGCGCTCCTGACCGCCGTCCTGCTCGCGCCGGGAGCGCCTGTTCGCGCGCAGACCACGTTGTCCCTCACGGGCGGGGTGAACCGGACCTCCCTGAGCACCGACGCGGACGGAGCATCTTCGGTTTTCGAGTCTCTTACGAGGATGTCGATCGGTCTCGCGGCCACCCTTCCGGTCTCGGACCACTTCGGGCTCCAGCTTGGGGGCCGCTACGTCCAGAAGGGAGGACGCCTGGACGTGCTCGGGGTATTGGGGATGATGGGTGACATGTTCGGCGGATTCGAGGAAATGCCGCCGGGCGCGAGCTTCGACGCGGACTACGAGATGGACTATGTCGAGCTCTCGGCCCTGGCCAGAGTCGAATTCCCGCTGTCGGGCGACCGCGTGTCCGGACACCTGCTCGCGGGACCGGCGCTGGGCCTGCAGTCATCATGCGAGGGAGTCGCCCGCCTCAGCGGTCTGGACGAGCCGGCCGCATTCAACGTCCGCACCGATTGCGATGAAGGCGAGCTCAATTTCCAGAAGATCGATTTCGGCCTCGCCGCGGGCGCCGGAATCGACATCGGGTTGACCGATTCAATCGACGCCAGTCTGGGCTTGCTCTATACTCTGGGGCTTTCCAACGTCTCGTGGGACGCTGGCGGATCGTTGAAACACCGGGCGCTCACGGTGCAGGCGGGTCTGGTGCTGCCGATCGGCTAG
- a CDS encoding DinB family protein has translation MVNPTRKPHSDEYADFYASYVAAVEAPLLERLESEGAEWRDLLAAVPPDHEGYRYAPGKWSIREVVGHVIDAERMFSVRAMAFARGDASHYPSFDENSYAAESGADQRTLADLSEELSAVRTATLLLLRSFPEDAWNRRGVASGYEFTVRSLAWIIAGHSRHHRQVLMERYLA, from the coding sequence ATGGTGAATCCAACCCGAAAACCCCACTCGGACGAGTACGCCGACTTCTACGCGAGCTACGTCGCGGCCGTCGAGGCACCGCTTCTCGAGCGGCTGGAGAGCGAGGGCGCTGAGTGGCGCGATCTTCTGGCGGCAGTGCCTCCCGACCACGAGGGATATCGCTACGCCCCGGGAAAGTGGTCCATCCGCGAGGTGGTGGGACACGTCATCGATGCCGAACGGATGTTCAGCGTGCGCGCAATGGCCTTCGCGCGCGGCGACGCGTCACACTATCCGTCGTTCGACGAGAACTCCTACGCGGCCGAGTCCGGGGCCGACCAGCGCACCCTTGCCGACCTCTCCGAGGAGTTGTCGGCGGTCCGGACGGCCACCCTCCTGCTGCTGCGCAGCTTTCCGGAGGACGCGTGGAACCGGCGCGGCGTCGCCAGCGGCTACGAGTTCACCGTCAGGAGCCTGGCCTGGATTATCGCCGGGCACTCGCGTCATCACCGGCAGGTGCTGATGGAGCGCTATCTGGCGTAG